A single region of the Methylocystis echinoides genome encodes:
- a CDS encoding ATP-binding protein: MSKTDLAANLSRIAEALERLAPPPPEKPDFAAAQAFVWRAAGSVFHPVKKVNRVDLALLEGVALQRDILFSNSERFARGLPANNALLWGARGMGKSSLVKAVHGALAGAGRLKLVEIHREDIEALPDLLGALADAPFQFIVFCDDLSFDGAETSYKALKTALEGGVEGRPANVLFYATSNRRHLMPRDMVENESAHAIHGKEAVEEKVSLSDRFGLWIGFHNCSQDDYLAMVFGYARHYGLEAPPDEIRAEALEWAMTRGARSGRVAWQFVTDLAGRLGKTL; this comes from the coding sequence ATGTCGAAGACAGATCTCGCCGCCAACCTCTCCCGCATCGCCGAGGCGCTGGAGCGCCTCGCGCCGCCGCCGCCGGAAAAGCCCGATTTTGCCGCCGCCCAGGCCTTCGTCTGGCGGGCGGCGGGGTCGGTCTTTCATCCGGTGAAAAAGGTCAATCGCGTCGATCTCGCGCTGCTGGAGGGCGTCGCGCTCCAGCGCGACATTCTCTTTTCCAACAGCGAGCGTTTCGCGCGGGGCCTGCCGGCCAACAATGCCCTTCTCTGGGGCGCGCGCGGCATGGGAAAATCCTCTCTCGTCAAGGCCGTGCATGGGGCGCTGGCCGGGGCGGGGCGCCTGAAGCTCGTCGAAATCCACCGCGAGGACATTGAGGCGCTGCCCGACCTCCTCGGCGCGCTGGCCGACGCGCCTTTCCAGTTCATCGTGTTTTGCGACGATCTCTCTTTCGACGGCGCGGAGACGAGCTACAAGGCGCTCAAAACCGCGCTGGAAGGCGGCGTCGAGGGGCGGCCCGCCAATGTGCTGTTCTACGCCACCTCCAACCGCCGCCATCTCATGCCGCGCGACATGGTGGAGAACGAGAGCGCCCACGCCATCCACGGCAAGGAGGCGGTGGAGGAGAAAGTGTCGCTTTCCGACCGCTTCGGCCTGTGGATCGGCTTCCACAACTGTAGCCAGGACGACTATCTCGCCATGGTCTTCGGCTACGCCCGCCACTACGGGCTGGAGGCGCCGCCAGACGAGATTCGCGCCGAGGCGCTCGAATGGGCGATGACGCGCGGCGCCCGCTCGGGCCGCGTCGCCTGGCAGT